In the Terriglobales bacterium genome, one interval contains:
- a CDS encoding cobalamin B12-binding domain-containing protein, with product MANERKIRVLVAKPGLDGHDRGAKVIARALRDAGMEVIYTGLRQTPEMIVNASLQEDVDVIGLSILSGAHNAIVPRVVELLKQNKIDDVLVVVGGTIPEQDIDFLKKAGVAGIFGPGTLMEDIITFIKKNVRQRSVPA from the coding sequence ATGGCGAATGAGCGCAAGATCCGCGTTTTAGTCGCGAAGCCGGGCCTCGACGGCCACGACCGCGGCGCCAAGGTCATCGCGCGCGCGCTGCGCGATGCCGGCATGGAAGTCATCTACACCGGCCTGCGCCAGACGCCGGAGATGATCGTCAACGCCTCGCTGCAGGAGGACGTCGACGTCATCGGGCTCTCGATCCTCTCGGGCGCGCACAACGCCATCGTCCCGCGCGTGGTCGAGCTGCTCAAGCAGAACAAGATCGACGACGTGCTGGTCGTCGTCGGCGGCACCATCCCCGAGCAGGACATCGACTTCCTGAAGAAAGCCGGCGTCGCCGGCATCTTCGGCCCCGGCACGCTGATGGAAGACATCATCACGTTCATCAAGAAGAACGTGCGCCAGCGCAGCGTCCCGGCGTAA
- a CDS encoding DNA-3-methyladenine glycosylase — MKKAIEHLKKSDPVLRAIITRLGPLPARWHEPTFETMARSITFQQLNGKAASTIYGRLVAAAGGKLTPDSVLRLSTRQLRACGLSKQKLTYIRDLAAKTKSGDVDFAALQKMSDAEVIEHLTRVKGIGEWSAQMFLMFALRRPDVLACGDFGVQAAIRKHYNKRKHPKPKDVAKVGRAWSPYSSLACLYLWRSMDVKT; from the coding sequence ATGAAGAAAGCGATCGAGCACCTGAAGAAGTCCGACCCCGTGTTGCGCGCGATCATCACCCGGCTCGGCCCGCTGCCGGCGCGCTGGCACGAGCCCACCTTCGAGACCATGGCGCGCTCCATCACCTTCCAGCAGCTCAACGGCAAGGCCGCGAGCACCATCTACGGCCGCCTGGTCGCCGCCGCCGGCGGCAAGCTCACGCCCGACTCCGTGCTCAGGCTCTCCACGCGCCAGTTGCGCGCCTGCGGCCTCTCGAAACAAAAGCTCACTTACATCCGCGACCTCGCCGCGAAAACGAAAAGTGGCGACGTCGATTTCGCCGCGCTGCAGAAGATGAGCGACGCCGAGGTCATCGAGCACCTCACGCGCGTCAAGGGCATCGGCGAATGGTCCGCGCAGATGTTCCTGATGTTCGCGCTGCGCCGCCCCGACGTGCTGGCCTGCGGCGACTTCGGCGTGCAGGCCGCCATCCGCAAGCACTACAACAAGCGCAAGCATCCCAAGCCGAAGGACGTGGCGAAGGTCGGCCGCGCGTGGTCGCCCTACTCTTCCCTCGCCTGCCTCTACCTGTGGCGGTCCATGGATGTGAAGACGTAA
- the lon gene encoding endopeptidase La — MASETHAIGASTKPLTGPRELPVLPVRDTVLFPHAVLPLTVGRESSVQLINSLGEDKTIVVVAQREARVDSPQPVDLYNIGTLATVHKVVKMPNQSLFVFTEGIQRVKLADYSQLTPFMRASAEPVPDPAEKTSPEIEALHRNVLGMFQQIVAGSPTLSDELQTVAMNIEESGRLVDFIASSLPSLSTKDKQELLETPDIKVRLEKVNRHLAKELEVQQLRNKIQSEVQDQVQQSQREYYLREQMKAIQKELGEQDETQRDVEELRKKIEAAGMPEEVKKEATKELTRLARMSPMAADYSVTRNYVEWLAVLPWAKSSGVEQVDIPKAKEVLDEDHYDLQKVKDRILDYLSVRRLKPNMKGPILCFVGPPGVGKTSLGKSIARSLGRKFVRLSLGGVHDEAEIRGHRRTYIGALPGQIIQGIRRAETNDPVFMLDEVDKLGRDFRGDPASALLETLDPEQNSTFRDNYLDVPFDLSRVLFITTANMLDPIPDPLRDRMEIIELQGYTEEEKLHIARRYLVPRQTEENGLAKEQIELPDEAISFVIRHYTREAGVRNLERNIGTICRKQARRIAEGKTEKLVVTPDVIREFLGGIKVRVDTEIAERTKRAGVAVGLAWTPTGGDVLFIEVNKMKGKGGFTMTGQIGQVMQESMQAALTYVRSNAAALGINEDFFKDHDLHIHVPAGAIPKDGPSAGVTMATALVSLLTDRSVRPYTAMTGEITLSGNVLPVGGIKEKVLAAKRAGVHDVILPAENQMNLEEDITPEQLEGVKVHYVATIDEALAIALPQTPRDEKRDAEERERHIAEAPAARVV, encoded by the coding sequence ATGGCCAGTGAAACCCATGCAATCGGCGCGTCGACCAAGCCGTTGACCGGCCCGCGCGAGCTGCCGGTCCTGCCGGTGCGCGACACCGTGCTGTTCCCGCACGCGGTCCTGCCGCTCACGGTCGGGCGCGAGAGCTCCGTGCAGCTCATCAACTCGCTGGGCGAGGACAAGACCATCGTCGTCGTCGCGCAGCGCGAGGCGCGCGTCGACTCGCCGCAGCCGGTGGACCTCTACAACATCGGGACGCTGGCGACCGTGCACAAGGTCGTCAAGATGCCCAACCAGTCGCTGTTCGTATTCACCGAGGGCATCCAGCGCGTGAAGCTTGCCGACTACTCGCAGCTCACGCCGTTCATGCGCGCCAGCGCCGAGCCGGTCCCGGATCCCGCGGAGAAGACTTCACCGGAGATCGAGGCGCTGCATCGCAACGTGCTCGGCATGTTCCAGCAGATCGTCGCCGGCTCGCCCACGCTGTCAGACGAGCTGCAGACGGTCGCGATGAACATCGAGGAATCCGGCCGGCTGGTCGACTTCATCGCCAGCTCGCTGCCGTCGCTCTCCACCAAGGACAAGCAGGAGCTGCTCGAGACCCCTGACATCAAGGTCCGTCTGGAGAAGGTGAACCGCCACCTCGCGAAGGAGCTCGAGGTCCAGCAGCTGCGCAACAAGATCCAGAGCGAAGTGCAGGACCAGGTGCAGCAATCGCAGCGCGAGTACTACCTGCGCGAGCAGATGAAGGCCATCCAGAAGGAGCTGGGCGAGCAGGACGAGACGCAGCGCGACGTCGAGGAGCTGCGCAAGAAGATCGAAGCCGCGGGCATGCCGGAAGAAGTGAAGAAGGAAGCCACCAAGGAGCTCACGCGCCTGGCGCGCATGTCGCCGATGGCGGCGGATTACTCCGTCACGCGCAACTACGTGGAGTGGCTCGCGGTGCTGCCGTGGGCGAAGTCCTCGGGCGTCGAGCAAGTCGACATCCCGAAGGCGAAGGAAGTGCTCGACGAAGACCACTACGACCTGCAGAAGGTGAAAGACCGCATCCTCGATTACCTGTCGGTGCGCCGGCTGAAGCCGAACATGAAGGGGCCGATCCTGTGCTTCGTCGGGCCTCCGGGCGTCGGCAAGACGTCGCTCGGCAAGAGCATCGCGCGCTCGCTGGGGCGGAAGTTCGTGCGGCTGTCGCTGGGCGGCGTGCACGACGAGGCCGAGATCCGCGGGCATCGCAGGACGTACATCGGCGCGCTTCCGGGCCAGATCATCCAGGGCATCCGCCGCGCGGAGACCAACGATCCGGTGTTCATGCTCGACGAGGTCGACAAGCTGGGGCGCGACTTCCGCGGCGATCCCGCGTCCGCGCTGCTCGAGACGCTCGATCCCGAGCAGAACTCCACCTTCCGCGACAACTACCTCGACGTGCCGTTCGACCTGTCGCGCGTCCTGTTCATCACGACGGCGAACATGCTGGATCCGATCCCGGATCCGCTGCGCGACCGCATGGAGATCATCGAGCTGCAGGGCTACACGGAAGAGGAGAAGCTGCACATCGCGCGGCGCTACCTCGTGCCGCGCCAGACGGAGGAGAACGGCCTCGCGAAGGAGCAGATCGAGCTTCCCGACGAAGCCATCAGCTTCGTCATCCGGCACTACACGCGCGAAGCGGGCGTGCGCAACCTGGAGCGCAACATCGGCACCATCTGCCGCAAGCAGGCGCGGCGCATCGCCGAAGGCAAGACGGAGAAGCTGGTCGTCACGCCCGACGTGATCCGCGAGTTCCTCGGCGGCATCAAGGTGCGCGTCGATACCGAGATCGCGGAGCGCACCAAGCGCGCGGGCGTCGCGGTCGGGCTGGCGTGGACGCCGACCGGCGGCGACGTGCTCTTCATCGAGGTCAACAAGATGAAGGGCAAGGGCGGCTTCACCATGACCGGACAGATCGGCCAGGTGATGCAGGAGTCGATGCAGGCGGCGCTCACCTACGTGCGCTCCAACGCGGCCGCGCTCGGCATCAACGAGGACTTCTTCAAGGACCACGACCTGCACATCCACGTTCCGGCGGGCGCGATCCCGAAAGACGGTCCTTCGGCGGGCGTCACCATGGCGACCGCGCTCGTCTCGCTGCTCACCGATCGCTCGGTCCGTCCGTACACCGCGATGACCGGCGAGATCACGCTGAGCGGGAACGTGCTTCCGGTCGGCGGCATCAAGGAGAAGGTGCTGGCCGCGAAGCGCGCGGGCGTGCACGACGTGATCCTTCCGGCGGAGAACCAGATGAACCTGGAAGAGGACATCACGCCGGAACAGCTCGAGGGCGTGAAGGTGCATTACGTCGCGACCATCGACGAAGCGCTCGCCATCGCGCTGCCGCAGACGCCGCGCGACGAAAAGCGTGACGCCGAGGAGCGCGAGCGCCACATCGCCGAAGCTCCGGCGGCAAGAGTCGTCTGA